The following proteins come from a genomic window of Pseudomonas sp. MAG733B:
- a CDS encoding NAD(P)-dependent oxidoreductase has product MKILVTGASGFIGGRFARFALEQGLDVRVNGRRAEGVEHLVRRGAEFVQGDLSDPELARELCSEVEAVVHCAGAVGLWGRYQDFHQGNVQVTENVVEACLKQRVRRLVHLSSPSIYFDGRDHLGLTEEQVPKRFKHPYAATKYLAEQKVFGAQEFGLETLALRPRFVTGAGDMSIFPRLLKMQRKGRLAIIGNGLNVADFTSVQNLNEALLSSLLASGSALGKVYNISNGAPVPLWDVVNYVMRKMEVPQVTRYRSYGLAYSVAALNEGVCKVWPGRPEPTLSRLGMQVMNKNFTLDISRARHYLDYDPKVSLWTALDEFCGWWKAQDIRAH; this is encoded by the coding sequence ATGAAGATTCTGGTCACCGGCGCAAGCGGCTTCATCGGCGGGCGCTTTGCGCGTTTCGCCCTGGAGCAAGGCCTGGACGTGCGGGTCAACGGTCGCCGGGCCGAAGGTGTGGAGCATCTGGTACGGCGTGGCGCCGAGTTCGTTCAGGGCGACTTGAGTGACCCGGAACTTGCCCGAGAGCTGTGCTCCGAGGTTGAGGCCGTGGTGCATTGCGCCGGCGCCGTCGGTTTGTGGGGGCGTTATCAGGACTTTCATCAAGGCAACGTGCAGGTCACCGAAAATGTGGTCGAGGCCTGCCTGAAACAGCGGGTGCGGCGTCTGGTGCACTTGTCGTCGCCATCGATCTACTTCGATGGTCGCGATCACCTGGGTTTGACCGAAGAACAGGTGCCCAAGCGCTTCAAGCACCCTTACGCCGCGACCAAATACCTGGCGGAGCAAAAAGTCTTCGGCGCCCAGGAGTTCGGTTTGGAAACCCTGGCCCTGCGCCCGCGTTTCGTCACCGGTGCCGGTGACATGAGCATCTTCCCGCGTCTGCTGAAAATGCAGCGCAAGGGACGCCTGGCCATCATCGGCAACGGTCTCAACGTGGCCGATTTCACCAGCGTGCAGAACCTCAATGAAGCGTTGCTCAGCAGTTTGCTGGCCAGCGGTTCGGCGTTGGGCAAGGTGTACAACATCAGCAACGGAGCGCCGGTGCCGTTGTGGGACGTGGTCAATTACGTCATGCGCAAAATGGAAGTCCCACAGGTTACGCGCTACCGTTCCTACGGTTTGGCCTACAGCGTTGCGGCGCTCAACGAAGGCGTGTGCAAGGTGTGGCCGGGCCGCCCCGAACCGACTCTGTCGCGGCTGGGCATGCAGGTAATGAACAAAAATTTCACCCTGGACATCAGCCGCGCCCGGCATTATCTGGATTACGATCCGAAAGTCAGTCTGTGGACGGCCCTCGATGAGTTCTGCGGCTGGTGGAAGGCTCAGGACATCCGCGCACACTGA
- a CDS encoding LysR family transcriptional regulator ArgP, giving the protein MFDYKLLSALAAVVEQAGFERAAQVLGLSQSAISQRIKLLEARVGQPVLVRATPPSPTEIGRRLLNHVQQVRLLERDLQSLVPALDEEGLPERLRIALNADSLATWWAQAVGDFCAQQHVLLDLIVEDQTVGLKRMRAGEVAGCLCASERPVAGARSVLLGAMRYRALASPAFIARHFPGGVRADQLARTPALVFGPDDFLQHRYLASLGVDGGFEHHLCPSSEGFIRLTEAGLGWGLVPELQVREQLERGVLLELLPDKPIDVPLYWHHWRNGGQLLGLLTDQLVRASKQWLVPWKQP; this is encoded by the coding sequence ATGTTCGACTATAAATTGCTTTCTGCCTTGGCCGCGGTGGTCGAGCAGGCCGGTTTTGAACGGGCGGCCCAGGTCTTGGGTTTGTCGCAATCGGCGATTTCCCAACGCATCAAGTTGCTCGAAGCACGCGTCGGCCAACCCGTGTTGGTGCGGGCAACGCCGCCGTCTCCGACCGAGATCGGCCGGCGTTTGCTCAACCATGTGCAGCAGGTCCGTTTGCTTGAGCGTGATTTGCAAAGCCTGGTGCCGGCACTGGACGAAGAAGGCCTGCCGGAGCGTTTGCGGATCGCCTTGAATGCCGACAGCCTCGCCACTTGGTGGGCGCAGGCCGTGGGGGATTTTTGCGCGCAACAACATGTGCTGCTGGATTTGATCGTGGAAGACCAGACGGTCGGCCTCAAGCGCATGCGTGCCGGTGAGGTGGCGGGGTGTCTGTGTGCCAGTGAGCGGCCGGTGGCCGGTGCGCGAAGTGTTTTGCTCGGGGCGATGCGCTATCGAGCCTTGGCCAGTCCGGCCTTCATTGCCCGGCATTTTCCAGGAGGTGTGCGCGCCGATCAGTTGGCCCGAACCCCGGCGTTGGTGTTCGGCCCGGACGATTTCCTACAACATCGGTATCTTGCGTCCCTCGGCGTCGATGGCGGATTCGAGCATCATCTATGTCCCTCGTCTGAAGGCTTTATCCGTTTGACCGAAGCGGGTCTCGGTTGGGGGCTGGTGCCGGAACTGCAGGTTCGCGAACAACTGGAGCGCGGCGTTTTGCTGGAGCTTTTGCCAGATAAGCCGATCGATGTGCCGCTGTACTGGCATCATTGGCGTAATGGCGGTCAGTTGTTGGGGTTGCTGACCGATCAGTTGGTGCGGGCATCGAAGCAATGGCTGGTGCCCTGGAAGCAGCCTTAA
- a CDS encoding ATPase, with translation MSMRNDANDDFDDVPSLRADILDDDDFPPTSRTAVHSRTPPVTKVKAASTGPLWALVGALFFAFAGLAWWSFQQISLMEQQLVATQESFARISEEAAGRLQDISGKVVASQTNVTSDSEALKMQIKQLESKLQDQSKQQQGVVGQTSDLDKRLAQMTAQTTDLDKRLAQVTAQSTEHQTVNTQLQAQVKVLIGDVAALKSAPADTEKFDAQLKSLGADITALKKQGNPSAAIERLEQDIVVLKSEQDNRPAPVQGSANTAEFDAFRGQVTRNINTLQAQIQNLQQQLRARQ, from the coding sequence ATGTCCATGCGTAACGATGCCAACGACGACTTCGACGATGTACCGAGCCTGCGTGCAGACATCCTCGACGACGATGATTTTCCGCCGACCTCTCGCACCGCGGTGCATTCGCGCACGCCGCCGGTGACCAAGGTCAAGGCGGCGAGCACCGGTCCGTTGTGGGCGCTGGTCGGGGCGCTGTTTTTTGCTTTCGCGGGCCTGGCCTGGTGGAGCTTTCAGCAGATTTCGCTGATGGAACAGCAACTGGTGGCGACCCAGGAAAGTTTCGCGCGCATCAGTGAGGAAGCGGCGGGGCGCTTGCAGGATATTTCCGGCAAGGTTGTCGCCAGCCAGACCAACGTCACCAGCGACAGTGAAGCCTTGAAGATGCAAATCAAGCAGCTGGAAAGCAAGCTGCAGGACCAGAGCAAGCAGCAGCAAGGCGTGGTTGGTCAGACTTCTGACCTGGATAAACGTCTGGCGCAGATGACCGCGCAAACCACCGATCTGGACAAGCGCCTGGCGCAAGTCACTGCCCAGAGCACTGAGCACCAAACGGTGAACACGCAATTGCAGGCCCAGGTCAAAGTCTTGATCGGCGATGTGGCTGCGCTGAAAAGTGCCCCGGCAGACACTGAAAAGTTCGACGCTCAGCTGAAAAGCCTCGGCGCCGACATCACCGCTTTGAAGAAGCAAGGCAACCCGAGCGCCGCCATCGAGCGCTTGGAACAGGACATCGTCGTGCTCAAAAGCGAGCAGGACAATCGCCCGGCGCCTGTCCAGGGCTCGGCCAATACCGCTGAGTTCGACGCTTTCCGCGGCCAGGTCACCCGCAACATCAACACCCTTCAGGCGCAGATCCAGAACTTGCAACAGCAGCTGCGCGCCCGGCAGTAA
- a CDS encoding LysE/ArgO family amino acid transporter, producing MWQSYMNGLLVAFGLIMAIGTQNAFVLAQSLRREHHLPVAALCVACDALLVAAGVFGLATVLAQNPTLLAIARWGGAAFLLWYGSQALRRAFSKQSLQQGENQTVRSLRAVMLSALAVTLLNPHVYLDTVLLIGSLGAQQTEPGAYVVGAASASLLWFFTLALGAAWLAPWLARPSTWRILDLLVAVMMFAVAFQLISAG from the coding sequence ATGTGGCAAAGCTATATGAACGGCCTGTTGGTAGCGTTCGGCCTGATCATGGCGATCGGTACTCAAAATGCATTTGTACTGGCGCAGAGCCTGCGTCGGGAACATCACTTGCCGGTCGCGGCGCTGTGCGTAGCTTGCGACGCGTTGCTGGTGGCGGCCGGGGTATTCGGGTTGGCGACGGTGTTGGCGCAAAACCCGACTTTGCTGGCCATCGCCCGTTGGGGTGGTGCAGCGTTTCTGCTGTGGTACGGCAGTCAGGCACTGCGTCGTGCCTTCTCGAAGCAGAGCCTGCAACAAGGCGAAAACCAGACCGTGCGCTCGTTGCGGGCAGTGATGCTCAGCGCTTTGGCGGTGACGCTGCTCAATCCGCACGTTTATCTGGACACCGTGTTGCTGATCGGCTCCCTGGGTGCGCAACAGACCGAGCCCGGCGCCTACGTCGTGGGCGCGGCGAGTGCCTCGTTGCTGTGGTTTTTCACATTGGCGTTGGGCGCCGCGTGGTTGGCGCCATGGCTGGCGCGGCCGAGTACTTGGCGCATTCTTGATCTGTTGGTGGCAGTGATGATGTTCGCGGTAGCGTTCCAGTTAATCAGCGCCGGCTGA
- a CDS encoding ACT domain-containing protein, with protein MAGETSLATLLRSMSPQLNAGEYVFCTLRDGKLPAGLEVVGSFREQEGLTVILERSHAEQAGFSFDYVAAWITLNVHSALEAVGLTAAFATALGKAGISCNVIAGYYHDHLFVGQADAERAMQVLRDLAANAE; from the coding sequence ATGGCTGGCGAAACTTCATTGGCAACGCTGCTGCGCAGCATGAGCCCGCAACTCAACGCCGGCGAATACGTGTTCTGCACCCTGCGCGACGGCAAGTTGCCCGCAGGCCTTGAGGTTGTCGGCAGCTTCCGCGAGCAGGAAGGTCTGACCGTCATTCTCGAACGTTCCCACGCCGAACAGGCAGGTTTCAGCTTCGACTACGTCGCGGCCTGGATCACCTTGAACGTGCACTCGGCCCTCGAAGCCGTCGGCCTGACCGCCGCGTTCGCCACGGCGCTGGGCAAGGCCGGTATCAGCTGCAACGTGATCGCCGGTTACTACCACGACCATCTATTCGTCGGCCAGGCCGATGCCGAACGCGCCATGCAAGTGCTGCGGGATCTGGCAGCCAACGCGGAGTAA
- a CDS encoding Fe-Mn family superoxide dismutase, protein MAFELPPLPYAHDALQPHISKETLEFHHDKHHNTYVVNLNNLVPGTEFEGKTLEEIVKTSSGGIFNNAAQVWNHTFYWNCLAPNAGGQPTGALAEAINAAFGSFDKFKEEFSKTSIGTFGSGWGWLVKKADGSLALASTIGAGNPLTNGDTPLLTCDVWEHAYYIDYRNLRPKYVEAFWNLVNWKFVAEQFEGKTFTA, encoded by the coding sequence ATGGCTTTCGAATTGCCGCCACTGCCTTACGCACACGATGCTCTGCAGCCGCACATTTCCAAGGAAACTCTGGAATTTCACCACGACAAGCACCACAACACCTACGTCGTGAACCTGAACAACCTGGTGCCAGGCACCGAGTTCGAAGGCAAGACCCTGGAAGAAATCGTCAAGACTTCCTCGGGCGGCATCTTCAACAACGCCGCTCAGGTCTGGAACCACACTTTCTACTGGAACTGCCTGGCTCCAAACGCCGGCGGTCAACCAACCGGCGCACTGGCTGAAGCCATCAACGCAGCCTTCGGTTCGTTCGACAAGTTCAAGGAAGAGTTCAGCAAGACTTCCATCGGCACCTTCGGTTCCGGTTGGGGCTGGCTGGTTAAAAAGGCTGACGGTTCCCTGGCCCTGGCCAGCACCATCGGCGCCGGCAACCCGCTGACCAACGGCGACACCCCGCTGCTGACCTGCGACGTCTGGGAACACGCTTACTACATCGACTACCGCAACCTGCGTCCGAAGTACGTTGAAGCGTTCTGGAACCTGGTCAACTGGAAATTCGTGGCTGAGCAGTTCGAAGGCAAAACCTTCACCGCTTAA